A window of Gudongella oleilytica genomic DNA:
TGTCTAATATTTATTGACATTGCCCACATTCTGTGGTAATATCGTATTGCGGTTGAGATTTCAGAGTGTTTGTCCATAAAATCAAGTTTCTGAAATAAAATTACCACGAATAGTGGGCATTGTCAATATCTAAACCACAAATAGTGTTTATGTTAAGGAGGTGCAGTATGGGCATCGCACTAGGGCAATATATAAAAGCCGTAAGAAAAGAAGCAAAACTGTCGGCGCTCAAACTGAGTAAAGACGTAGGGATTTCAAAATCATATTTAGATTATATTGAGAGTGGGGCTCGTGAACCTCAGATTGATATCCTTGTCAAAATAGCTGCTGCACTTAAAACTCCTCTCGAGGCTTTGTTTGACATACAAAAAAAAGAACAGCTCGAAGCTGCTATAAATAAGTGGAGAGCTGAAAACACAACTATCAACGATTCAGATCTTAGAGCAGTCGCAAGAACTGCTGATGGAGGACTGGCCATTGATGAACAGGCTTTGGCTATGGCACAGGAAGCCTTCCGGGATTCTAATAACGCAGCAAAACTTGCAGATTTCATAGAAAATGAACATCTTCGTGCGATAGTAAAAGCGGGGGCTGAGCTTACAAACGAGGACCTTGAAAAATTAAGAAAGGTTATGGAATCTCTTTATCCAGATGAGTTTGAGAAATGAATCTGAAGCCGCGTTGAGGGTTTACTATGCGGCTCATAAGTTTCTGTATGATTTCGGGATTCGCTGGCTCCCCGTGAACCCCATTGATATTATCAGTTCTCAACCAAACTGGAGATTAAAATATGTTCATCAACTCGCCTACGAAATCGGGAAAAGTACAGATTATGTTTGTAACCACGTTATGCGAAGTAAAGATGGACTTGCAATGTATGATGTTGCTCATGACCAATATGACATCATATTAAATGCCGGGGATGAAATTCCTCAAACGAGGATGCTTTGGACGGCGACTCATGAGATTGGTCATATCTATCTTGGCCATCTCAAGGACAATAAGGTTAGCAGCATTACAGCAGATAACCTCGATTACAACCTTTATAATCAGTTAGAATTTGAAGCAGATATATTCGCCGGAGAAGTATTGGCTTCCAAGTGGATTATGCGGCACTTGGACATTGTAGATGAGCGCGACATCGCTATGATATGCGGTATTTCTGATGATGCAGCGCTCAACCGCTATAAAAAAGCAACGGAGGATTACTCTTTTGAGCCTGCAAATGCCGTGTTTACCCTACATAATTTCGGGGAGTACATGAAAGAAGTAACAATTTGCAGGGATAGGCATGACTTTGAGCTTGGAAGATTCATTTCTCTGAGCTGCTACAGTAAGGTTGTAATAGGCATGTGCGTTTTGTAAAATATTATCAAATCGAAAGGAGCATGCCAAATGCATTATGTAGAACCCGAACTCAAAGAGAGGATCATCAAGCTACGCATTCAAGAGGGCCGAACCTATCAGAGCCTATCCGATGAATATGGTTTCCCTCGGACTGCCATGAGTCGTTGGGTGAAAAAGTATCGAGCGGATGCGGCCAATAGTGAGCGAAAGGCCAAACAGATCGCCGACATGGAAGAGATACGGAGCCTCCAGCGGGAAGTGGAAGAGCTTCAAAAGGAAAACGACTTCCTAAAAAAAGCGGCGGCGTTCTTTGCCAAGGAGAGCAAATAGCTCGATACCACTTTATCGACAAGTATGCCAGGCGCTTTGGAACCAATTGGCTCATGGAGCGCCTGGGGGTTTGTCCGAATGGGTATTACAACTACAAGAAGCATCGCAAGAGCGCCGGTGAAAAGAAAAAGGCTTCTGTATTGAGAACCATTGAACGGCTGTATCATGAGACCGGCGGGAGACCCGGCTATCGCATGATGAAACAGCTTTTGGCCAACCAAGGCATTGTACTCAGCGAGCAAACCGTGCGCAAGTATATGAACGTGGAGCTTGGACTCAAATCTGTGACACGGAAGCCGAAATACCGCTACCGCAAAGGGCCGAAAGCGCTGACAGTATTTGACAACCTTCTGCGGGAGGGCTTTTGTGCAGATAGGAGGAATGTACGCTGGTGTATCGACTTCACATACCTCTTTCTTGCCAATCGGAGCAAGCGATACAACTGCTGCATCATGGATTTGTTTGACCGTCGTGTCGTAGCCAGCGTGAACAGCGATCGCATCGACACAAAGCTTGCGATCGCCGCCTTAGGCAAGGCCATTGCGAACACCGGGGGTGAAACCGGAATGATTCTTCATTCCGACCGCGGCAGCCAGTTCACATCGAAGGAATTCATCGAATTCTGCGAAGAGCACGGTGTGATCCAAAGCATGAGCAAGCCTGGCTGCCCTTACGACAACGCTCCCATCGAGCGCTACTTCAACACTTTGAAGGCGGAGCTGATCAACTTGAGATCCTTCGAAACCGAAGCCATGCTGTACGAAGAAGTAACCGCTTACGCCTACGGTTGGTACAACAATCAGAGACCTCATACCTACAACGGCGGCTTGCCGCCAGCTAAGGTCGTTGAAAAACAACAGAGCCATTACAATTTTGCTTGACCAGAACACTCAGAATCCAGCTCAGCAGAAATTGCCTAAACCATTGCCTCCCTTCCTGAGAAAACCCGATACTTGTCCGCATTGTGGAAACACTCGCGGTATAACCACGCAATCAAACTTCTGCATTGCTTGTGGAAGTGCATTAAAAAAGGGACTATTAATATCGCTTGAACCTTGTGACCACATCAATGGTAAAGATGCAGCATTTTGTGAAATGTGTGGGTACAGAGTTCATCGAACTAGGCAAGGCTTTTGTTTTGAAGACTGGGAAGTATAAAAAATAATATGAATGTGAGGTAAGGTGATGATCGTGGGAGAACTCAAGGTACCGTCCAGTATTTTTCGCAAATTAGTTTTTGACCGTTTGGGTTCTGCCTATACGACAACCGTTTCCGGGATCGTCAGATCCATCATCTCCAGCCGTTTCATGTTCAAATAGCGTTTCGATCCCCACTGGGTGCCGGCCACGTGCCTGAGCCTCGCACAGACGAGCATCAAGGCGGAATTGCCATCAGGGAAAGTGCCCACGACTTTTGTACGGCGCTTGATCTCCCGGTTCATTCGTTCAATGGTATTGGTCGTTCGGATCTTGGTCCAATGCTCGCTGGGGAAACTCATATAGCTCAGGGTTTCCTCAATTCCGGCTTCCAGTTTCTTCGCCGCCTCATGCAGTTTCATCTCTCGAAGTTGAATGGCAACCTGTTTGGCCTTCTCCCGGGCCGCCTCTTTGCTCTCCTGTGCGTGGATCGCTTTCAGCATCCGGCTGATCAGCTTCATCCGGATTCTGGGAGTCGTTGTGAAGATATTTCGGTAGAAATGGACCACGCAGCGTTGGTATTTGGCTTCCGGGAAGACTTCAGCCACCGATTCCACCATTCCAAGGCAGCGGTCTCCAACGATGAGGCGTACTCCGGATAGTCCTCTACTTTTCAACCACTTGAGGAACTGGGTCCAGCTTTCCTTATCTTCCTTCATTCCTTCTGCTGCGCCGATCACTTCCCGGTAGCCGTCTTCGTTAACGGCGATGGCGACCAATACGGCCACGTTCTCATATTCGCCGCCCCAGTTGCGTTTCAGGTAGATGCCATCCACGTAGACATAGGGATAACTTCCTCCCTGCAGCGGGCGATTTCGCCACTCCTCGATATGGACATAGGCCTTCTTGTTCAGCTCACTAATCGTGGCAGGAGATACACGGCTTCCCCAGAGTACCTGGGTGATATCCTCCACCCGCCGAACCGATACGCCAGCCAGGTACATCTCGATCAAGGCTTCCTCAACCGAGCTTTCTCGACGTTGGTATCGCTCAATGATGGCTGTCTCAAAGGCAACACCTTTCAGTTTCGGAATCTTTAGATTCACATCGCCAGACGTTGTTGTGAGGTTTCGGTCGTAGTGACCGGATCGGTAGCCGGCACGATCCGCCGTCCGTTCATACTTCCCGGCATTCGTAAGGGCGTCAGCTTCCGAATCCAGAAGCTCATTGAGAGTCTCTTCCACGCTCTTTCGGACCAGGTCTTTCAATTCCTCTTTGATTACGCCTTCGTTTAATTGTATAATCTTATTGGACATGTGTTTGGCCTCCTTTGGTAGTTTGTGTGTTGCAACTCTATTTTACCAAACGGCCTCGCCCATGTCCTTTCTATTTTTGGGCTGGAATTCTAATTTGCGAAACTTATTGTACATTATCGAACTCAAAAACCAAATCGATAAGATTTGGGATGATATGTATTCATACGGTATCGCAAATCCATTAGTAGTTATAGAACAGTTAACATATCTGTTCTTTATACGATCATTGGATGATATTGAAACAGCAAATGAAAAGAAAGACGCTATGCTCGGCGGAGCGCCGACAGAACGTATATTTCCGAAAGATGAAATTGGACAGACATTACGTTGGAGTAAATTCTGTGACCTTAAGGCAGAAGAAATATATGACCGATTGCGAGAAAGGGTGTTTCCTTTTATAAAGGGAAATAACACGTCAATTCGCATGCCCGACGGTACACGGCATACGATAGATGGTTTGAAAATCAATAAAAAGAGTGCTTACGCTCAATACATGAAGGATGCAAACTTCCTATTGCCGAATGCGCTGATTACGCAAAAGGTTGTCACAGCGATCAAAGACTTGCCATTGCAGGACAGGGATATGAAGGGTGATATTTATGAGTACATGATATCCAAGCTTCAGACAGCCGGTCGTATAGGGCAATTTAGAACACCGCGCCACATAATCAGCATGATGGTGCGAATGGTTGACCCGCAGCTCACAGACACCATTGCGGACCCTGCTTGCGGAACGGGTGGTTTTCTTGTCGTAGCCGGGCATTACGTTCGTGAAAATAACGAGTATGAACTTCGGACAAACACAAAAGCCCGTGAACATTATCAAAACAGAATGTTCACAGGCTATGATACCGACCAAACCATGCTCCGAATTACAGCAATGAACACT
This region includes:
- a CDS encoding IS3 family transposase, which codes for MARYHFIDKYARRFGTNWLMERLGVCPNGYYNYKKHRKSAGEKKKASVLRTIERLYHETGGRPGYRMMKQLLANQGIVLSEQTVRKYMNVELGLKSVTRKPKYRYRKGPKALTVFDNLLREGFCADRRNVRWCIDFTYLFLANRSKRYNCCIMDLFDRRVVASVNSDRIDTKLAIAALGKAIANTGGETGMILHSDRGSQFTSKEFIEFCEEHGVIQSMSKPGCPYDNAPIERYFNTLKAELINLRSFETEAMLYEEVTAYAYGWYNNQRPHTYNGGLPPAKVVEKQQSHYNFA
- a CDS encoding transposase, whose product is MHYVEPELKERIIKLRIQEGRTYQSLSDEYGFPRTAMSRWVKKYRADAANSERKAKQIADMEEIRSLQREVEELQKENDFLKKAAAFFAKESK
- a CDS encoding IS256 family transposase, which encodes MSNKIIQLNEGVIKEELKDLVRKSVEETLNELLDSEADALTNAGKYERTADRAGYRSGHYDRNLTTTSGDVNLKIPKLKGVAFETAIIERYQRRESSVEEALIEMYLAGVSVRRVEDITQVLWGSRVSPATISELNKKAYVHIEEWRNRPLQGGSYPYVYVDGIYLKRNWGGEYENVAVLVAIAVNEDGYREVIGAAEGMKEDKESWTQFLKWLKSRGLSGVRLIVGDRCLGMVESVAEVFPEAKYQRCVVHFYRNIFTTTPRIRMKLISRMLKAIHAQESKEAAREKAKQVAIQLREMKLHEAAKKLEAGIEETLSYMSFPSEHWTKIRTTNTIERMNREIKRRTKVVGTFPDGNSALMLVCARLRHVAGTQWGSKRYLNMKRLEMMDLTIPETVVV
- a CDS encoding ImmA/IrrE family metallo-endopeptidase; translation: MSLRNESEAALRVYYAAHKFLYDFGIRWLPVNPIDIISSQPNWRLKYVHQLAYEIGKSTDYVCNHVMRSKDGLAMYDVAHDQYDIILNAGDEIPQTRMLWTATHEIGHIYLGHLKDNKVSSITADNLDYNLYNQLEFEADIFAGEVLASKWIMRHLDIVDERDIAMICGISDDAALNRYKKATEDYSFEPANAVFTLHNFGEYMKEVTICRDRHDFELGRFISLSCYSKVVIGMCVL
- a CDS encoding helix-turn-helix domain-containing protein encodes the protein MGIALGQYIKAVRKEAKLSALKLSKDVGISKSYLDYIESGAREPQIDILVKIAAALKTPLEALFDIQKKEQLEAAINKWRAENTTINDSDLRAVARTADGGLAIDEQALAMAQEAFRDSNNAAKLADFIENEHLRAIVKAGAELTNEDLEKLRKVMESLYPDEFEK
- a CDS encoding HsdM family class I SAM-dependent methyltransferase, which produces MYIIELKNQIDKIWDDMYSYGIANPLVVIEQLTYLFFIRSLDDIETANEKKDAMLGGAPTERIFPKDEIGQTLRWSKFCDLKAEEIYDRLRERVFPFIKGNNTSIRMPDGTRHTIDGLKINKKSAYAQYMKDANFLLPNALITQKVVTAIKDLPLQDRDMKGDIYEYMISKLQTAGRIGQFRTPRHIISMMVRMVDPQLTDTIADPACGTGGFLVVAGHYVRENNEYELRTNTKAREHYQNRMFTGYDTDQTMLRITAMNTILHGMDNANIKFNDSLSKSNTDEDKYTVVLANPPFKGSLDHDSVAPSLISVADTKKTELLFVALFLRMLDAGGRCACIVPEGVLSGPSNAHKQIRKELVEKHKLQAVISMPSGVFKPYSGVSTAVLVFTKTGTGGTDNIWFYDMRSDGRSLDDKRTESGTDGDVDDIVARYKNLTVDPAQEAERTRKDQSFLVPAQEVIDKNWDLRFKTYKENNGEQLEFDHPSVSIARFRELEEEILVGISELEAMFEDE